The genomic interval TTGTGATCCGACCGCTGCCCCCGGACCCTTTCATCACGACTTTCCTGTTGCCCGCCATGGACTTCTTTGCCGCCCCGCCCGATCCCGAATCACTGTTGACCTCTGCAAAGGGACCCCGTGGGCAATTGCCGCTGACCGACGAAATTCTTCGTGACTGGTCCAGTGGTGATCTGTTCGGATTGACCCAAAGCGTGGGCATGGGGTTCGACCCGCGACGCGTTTTGGGCGATCAGTATTTGATTCTCAGCACGCAAGGAGGTTTGCGTGGCGAAGACGGCTCGCCGCTGGCACTCGGGTACCACACCGGCCACTGGGAGATCGGCTTGCTGGTTCGTGCGGCCGCCGAACAGATCACGGCGTTCGACGGCGTTCCGTTTTCGGCCTATTGCAGCGATCCCTGTGACGGTCGCAGCCAAGGAACCCGTGGCATGTTTGACTCGTTGCCCTATCGCAACGACGCGGCGATCGTGATGCGGCGATTGATCCGTTCGCTGCCACGCCGCAAAGCCGTGATCGGGATCGCGACGTGTGATAAAGGTCTGCCGGCGATGATGATGGCGTTGGCCGGCACGGGGGGCACCGCCAACGTGTTGGTCCCCGGCGGCGTGACCTTGCCGCCCACGGTGGGCGAAGACGCGGGCAAGGTGCAGTCGATCGGTGTGCGTTACACACGTGGTGAAATGTCATTGGAGGAAGCGTCGCTGGAAGGCTGTCGCGCTTGCGGCACGCCCGGCGGAGGCTGCCAGTTCCTGGGCACAGCGGCGACCAGCCAAGTCGTCGCGGAAGCACTCGGGATGACGGTGCCGCATGCCGCGCTTGCGCCCAGCGGTCAGCCGATTTGGACACAGCTTGCCAGGAACTCGGCCGATGTGGCTCGCCAGATGGTCGCCACCGGCGTGACCATGCAGGACATCCTGACGGAAGATTCCTTGTACAACGCGATGCTGATTCACGCAGCGGTCGGTGGCAGCACCAACCTGTTGTTGCACATTCCGGCGATCGCTGCGGCGGCCGGATTGCCGCGGCCGACGGCACAAACCTTTCGGCAAATCAATCAGCAAGTCCCGCGGTTCGTCGATTGTTTGCCCAATGGTCCGGTGGGTCACCCGACGGTGCGATTGTTCTTGGCCGGTGGTGTGCCGGAGGTGGCTTGGCACCTCCGCGAGTTGGGATTGCTGAAATCAAATGCGAGGACGGTCACCGGGATGACTTGGGATGAATTGTTGGATCAATGGTATGTCAGCGATCGCCGGTCGGCTTGCCGAGAACGTTTGCAGCAAGCCGACGGGGTGGACCCGGACGAAGTCATCGTACCGCCCGCGACGGCACGCCAGCGAGGCATGACCAGCACCGTGTGTTTTCCCTCAGGCAACCTTTGCCCGGAAGGCTCCGTGATCAAAGCGACGTCGATCGACCCCAGCGTGATCGACGAAGACGACGTGTACCGCAAACGCGGACAGGCTCGCGTGTTCGTCAGC from Stieleria varia carries:
- a CDS encoding YjhG/YagF family D-xylonate dehydratase, translating into MDFFAAPPDPESLLTSAKGPRGQLPLTDEILRDWSSGDLFGLTQSVGMGFDPRRVLGDQYLILSTQGGLRGEDGSPLALGYHTGHWEIGLLVRAAAEQITAFDGVPFSAYCSDPCDGRSQGTRGMFDSLPYRNDAAIVMRRLIRSLPRRKAVIGIATCDKGLPAMMMALAGTGGTANVLVPGGVTLPPTVGEDAGKVQSIGVRYTRGEMSLEEASLEGCRACGTPGGGCQFLGTAATSQVVAEALGMTVPHAALAPSGQPIWTQLARNSADVARQMVATGVTMQDILTEDSLYNAMLIHAAVGGSTNLLLHIPAIAAAAGLPRPTAQTFRQINQQVPRFVDCLPNGPVGHPTVRLFLAGGVPEVAWHLRELGLLKSNARTVTGMTWDELLDQWYVSDRRSACRERLQQADGVDPDEVIVPPATARQRGMTSTVCFPSGNLCPEGSVIKATSIDPSVIDEDDVYRKRGQARVFVSERDAIAAIKGQTDSPIHPGEIIVLIGRGPLGCGMEETYQITSALKYLSFGKEIALLTDARFSGVSTGACIGHIGPEALAGGPIAKVRDGDWIEISVDRRTLDGQVDLIESSDGQPAETLLRDRTPHPDLAVEAEMPEDTRLWAALQRVGGGTWGGCVYDVDEIIATLEAGIKARGGL